In Armatimonadota bacterium, the following proteins share a genomic window:
- a CDS encoding NAD(P)-dependent glycerol-3-phosphate dehydrogenase produces MRVRVIGAGSWGTALSLVLVRNGHMVELVTHDALSAAQLNQDRENREYLPGFRFTETIQVVPQGQQGGPANFTVIAVPTGAVRDVLAHVADGGIVCLASKGLDPETGGVVSDVLAQALPASIPVALSGPNLAVELAKGVPTAAVCASGDEDAAELVRKAFNGKGYRVYINDDVRGVELAGALKNVIAIGAGVCDGLGFGDNTKGAFVCRGLAEITRLGVAMGARMETFLGLAGVGDLFATCSSRLSRNYRVGLAVAGGAYVDDAVASVGQTAEGVPTLKVALKLAAEKGIEVPLMQTLNEVLMGILGFEEAISRLMERDTRFELGEKPH; encoded by the coding sequence ATGCGAGTCCGCGTGATCGGTGCAGGGAGTTGGGGCACGGCCCTCAGCTTGGTTTTGGTTCGGAACGGCCACATGGTCGAGTTGGTAACCCACGACGCGCTTTCGGCGGCGCAGCTCAACCAAGACCGCGAGAACCGGGAGTACTTGCCGGGGTTCCGGTTCACTGAGACCATCCAAGTGGTTCCGCAGGGTCAGCAGGGGGGACCGGCGAACTTCACGGTGATTGCTGTGCCAACGGGGGCGGTCCGCGACGTTTTGGCCCATGTGGCGGATGGTGGGATCGTCTGCCTGGCCAGCAAAGGTCTCGACCCGGAAACCGGCGGGGTGGTCAGCGACGTTTTGGCGCAGGCGTTGCCCGCGTCGATCCCGGTGGCGTTGAGCGGCCCGAACCTGGCGGTGGAACTTGCCAAGGGGGTGCCGACCGCCGCCGTTTGTGCCAGCGGCGACGAAGACGCGGCAGAGTTGGTTCGCAAGGCTTTCAACGGCAAGGGTTACCGCGTGTACATCAATGACGATGTCCGCGGGGTTGAGCTTGCCGGGGCACTAAAAAACGTGATCGCAATTGGTGCCGGGGTCTGCGACGGGCTGGGATTTGGCGACAACACGAAAGGGGCGTTTGTCTGCCGAGGACTTGCGGAAATCACGCGGCTCGGCGTGGCGATGGGTGCGCGGATGGAGACATTCCTCGGATTGGCGGGGGTTGGCGACCTTTTTGCTACGTGTAGCAGCCGGCTTTCGCGCAACTACCGGGTCGGGCTGGCGGTGGCAGGCGGCGCCTATGTTGATGACGCGGTGGCATCGGTCGGACAAACTGCGGAAGGGGTTCCGACACTGAAAGTCGCCTTGAAACTTGCTGCCGAGAAGGGGATTGAGGTTCCGCTGATGCAGACTTTGAACGAGGTGTTGATGGGCATCCTCGGCTTTGAAGAGGCGATTTCCCGCTTGATGGAGCGGGATACTCGTTTCGAATTGGGTGAAAAACCCCATTAA
- a CDS encoding type II secretion system F family protein encodes MPEFDYQVVDAGGRLSSGRMAAASANDVVQRLSQQGLAVQGLNMVAGHGGVAPAAVGSQRIAPIVQGNPAAVPYSAPDPQYSYSQAARPVQATGQKLTGFFKDYDLWMLLNQMGVILRSGISATEMLKELSTRRSIKAKACRAMEDMAKLTAQGMSLSDAMEVYPEIFPDGVVGSVRAGEAGGYLPDALLHTSEQIQASWKVRRHYLWTSLSIFSTVILVPFMPVMHAGSDALGRYINSNNPEGGSPVSMYFDAWFRALVGWPLVGMLAITGLFLFGPYLFGRIWFLPLRHALAAKLPLIGRRTRSESSRELSYHLQRLSIAGVSPYRAFGLAAAAIPNKEYRDRMVEYGRPFREDTPLSQIIPRKLMPDELVDLIRTGELTGTTPDAMQQVERIAHGDQKMMENVLKVKAWVWVGLFVFGVSSIVAALMMRDFYDVMWKAIFEGTGW; translated from the coding sequence ATGCCGGAATTCGATTATCAGGTGGTGGATGCCGGGGGACGACTGAGTTCGGGCCGGATGGCCGCGGCCAGTGCGAACGATGTCGTCCAGCGGCTCAGCCAACAGGGATTGGCTGTACAGGGCCTGAACATGGTCGCTGGCCATGGCGGGGTTGCCCCGGCGGCGGTTGGCAGCCAGCGCATCGCCCCAATTGTCCAAGGTAATCCGGCGGCCGTCCCTTATTCGGCGCCCGATCCACAATACAGTTACAGCCAGGCCGCCCGACCGGTTCAAGCAACCGGACAAAAGCTCACCGGATTCTTCAAAGATTACGACCTGTGGATGTTGTTGAACCAGATGGGGGTGATCCTTCGATCTGGGATCAGCGCCACGGAGATGCTGAAAGAGCTCTCGACCCGGCGGAGCATCAAGGCCAAAGCGTGCCGGGCCATGGAGGACATGGCCAAACTGACCGCCCAAGGGATGTCGCTGAGCGATGCCATGGAGGTGTATCCGGAGATTTTCCCGGATGGGGTCGTCGGCTCGGTCCGCGCCGGTGAGGCCGGAGGGTATTTGCCGGATGCTTTGCTGCATACGTCTGAGCAGATCCAGGCTAGTTGGAAAGTCCGGCGGCATTACTTGTGGACCAGCCTTTCGATTTTTTCGACGGTGATTTTGGTTCCCTTCATGCCGGTGATGCATGCGGGATCCGATGCCTTGGGCCGGTACATCAATTCCAACAACCCAGAAGGGGGAAGCCCTGTCTCGATGTACTTCGACGCCTGGTTTCGCGCTTTGGTGGGTTGGCCGTTGGTAGGGATGCTCGCGATCACGGGGTTGTTCCTCTTCGGCCCCTATCTGTTCGGCCGGATTTGGTTTTTGCCGTTGCGGCATGCTCTGGCCGCCAAATTGCCGTTGATCGGCCGCAGGACCCGCTCAGAAAGCAGCCGGGAGTTGAGTTACCACCTGCAGCGCCTCAGCATCGCGGGGGTAAGCCCTTACCGGGCGTTCGGCTTGGCGGCCGCCGCCATCCCCAACAAGGAATACCGCGACCGGATGGTGGAATATGGTCGGCCATTTCGGGAGGACACCCCGCTTTCGCAAATCATCCCGCGCAAACTCATGCCCGACGAGCTGGTGGACCTCATCCGCACGGGTGAGCTGACGGGAACCACTCCCGACGCCATGCAACAGGTGGAGCGGATCGCCCACGGCGACCAGAAGATGATGGAGAACGTCTTGAAGGTCAAGGCCTGGGTTTGGGTCGGGCTTTTTGTCTTTGGCGTGAGCTCGATCGTGGCGGCACTAATGATGCGGGATTTTTATGACGTGATGTGGAAGGCGATTTTCGAGGGGACGGGCTGGTAG
- a CDS encoding polyribonucleotide nucleotidyltransferase, with the protein MIHTHTFEVGGKTFNLESGRVAKQAGGSVLFGIDDTVILGTATMSNQEREGIDFLPLVCDFEERKYAIGKIPGGVIKRGGRPSTKATLISRLMDRPIRPLFHKGIRSEIQVIAMPFSIDKNIPSDVMAVNAAGAALSVSDVPFNGPIACVRIGMIDGEFIVFPTFEELKTSKLDLIVAGHKGAISMVEAGAKEVTEEVMVKALIFAHENIQLICKEFEAFAKIAGKEKRTVAESGPDKKFVEDLMKKEGKAIAAALFHKDKATRENAENDLKKELKAKYSEGKEDDKAFLQNLGPAIDKAIKETLRSTVIKEGKRPDGRKLNELRDIEAVAGILPRVHGSGLFTRGQTQVMTVLTLGMPKDAQYADILDQLDEEQEPKRFMHFYNFPPYSVGEARPLRGPGRREVGHGALAERAIEAVVPMDDPDFPYTVHLISEVLESNGSSSMASVCGSTLALMDAGVKIKAPVAGIAMGLMSDGKNFSILTDIQGLEDHTGDMDFKVAGTREGITALQLDTKLEGIPEQVLIDALSQAKDARYKILDIIEAEIPKPRPQLSGTAPRIQTVQIDTEKIGALIGPGGANIRKITEETGCEIDVQKDGRVLIATDSGEKAEKAITMIKMSTSSLEVGFAFTGTVTRLMGRGALVSMPNGKDGMVPTDQLTHAKIGRPDDVLSEGDVINVKVHEVDSMGRINLTALDLNPDNERLNDPNPPVSERPAFSRDRDGGRDRRGGGRDRGGYGDRDRGPRRERTESSSSDGDGEGGSRFRKRR; encoded by the coding sequence ATGATCCATACACACACCTTTGAGGTGGGCGGCAAAACGTTCAACCTCGAGTCAGGCCGCGTTGCCAAGCAAGCCGGCGGCTCCGTCCTCTTCGGTATCGATGACACCGTCATCCTCGGCACCGCGACCATGTCCAACCAAGAACGGGAAGGCATCGACTTCCTTCCGCTTGTTTGCGATTTTGAAGAGCGCAAATACGCCATCGGCAAAATCCCCGGCGGCGTCATCAAGCGCGGCGGGCGACCCTCGACCAAGGCGACCCTCATCAGCCGACTGATGGACCGGCCGATCCGCCCCCTCTTCCACAAAGGCATCCGCAGCGAAATCCAAGTCATCGCGATGCCGTTCTCCATCGACAAGAACATCCCCAGCGACGTCATGGCCGTCAACGCGGCCGGCGCGGCCCTCTCCGTCTCCGATGTGCCGTTCAACGGACCCATCGCCTGCGTCCGCATCGGCATGATCGACGGCGAATTCATCGTCTTCCCCACCTTTGAAGAGCTGAAAACCTCCAAGCTCGACCTCATCGTCGCCGGACACAAAGGCGCCATCAGCATGGTCGAAGCAGGGGCCAAAGAAGTGACCGAAGAAGTCATGGTCAAGGCCCTGATCTTCGCCCACGAAAACATCCAGCTGATCTGCAAAGAATTCGAAGCCTTTGCCAAAATCGCCGGCAAAGAAAAGCGCACCGTCGCCGAATCTGGCCCAGACAAGAAGTTTGTCGAAGACCTGATGAAGAAAGAAGGCAAAGCCATTGCCGCCGCCCTCTTTCACAAAGACAAGGCCACCCGCGAAAACGCAGAAAACGACCTGAAGAAAGAGCTCAAAGCCAAGTATTCCGAAGGCAAGGAAGACGACAAAGCCTTCCTGCAAAACCTCGGCCCCGCGATTGATAAAGCGATCAAAGAAACCTTGCGCTCCACCGTCATCAAAGAAGGCAAGCGCCCGGATGGCCGCAAGCTCAACGAACTCCGCGATATCGAAGCCGTCGCCGGCATCCTGCCGCGCGTCCACGGTTCGGGCCTCTTCACCCGCGGCCAAACCCAAGTCATGACCGTGCTGACCCTGGGCATGCCCAAAGACGCCCAGTATGCCGACATCCTGGACCAGCTGGACGAAGAGCAGGAGCCCAAGCGCTTTATGCACTTCTACAACTTCCCGCCCTACTCGGTTGGCGAAGCCCGGCCGCTGCGCGGCCCCGGCCGACGCGAAGTCGGACACGGCGCCTTGGCTGAAAGGGCCATCGAAGCCGTCGTCCCCATGGACGACCCCGACTTCCCCTACACCGTCCACCTGATCAGCGAAGTGCTCGAATCCAACGGGTCGTCTTCCATGGCGTCCGTCTGCGGCTCGACCCTCGCGCTCATGGATGCCGGCGTCAAGATCAAAGCCCCCGTTGCAGGGATCGCCATGGGGCTCATGAGCGACGGCAAAAACTTCAGCATCCTTACCGACATTCAAGGCCTAGAAGACCACACCGGCGACATGGACTTTAAGGTGGCTGGAACCCGCGAAGGGATCACCGCTCTCCAGCTCGATACCAAGCTGGAAGGCATCCCCGAGCAAGTCCTCATCGACGCCCTGAGCCAAGCCAAAGACGCCCGGTACAAGATCCTCGACATCATTGAAGCCGAGATCCCCAAACCCAGGCCCCAACTCTCCGGAACCGCCCCGCGCATCCAAACCGTCCAGATCGACACCGAAAAGATCGGGGCGCTCATCGGACCCGGCGGCGCCAACATCCGCAAGATCACCGAAGAAACCGGCTGCGAAATCGACGTCCAAAAAGATGGCCGCGTCCTGATCGCCACCGACAGCGGTGAAAAGGCCGAAAAGGCGATCACTATGATCAAAATGTCCACTTCCAGCCTGGAAGTCGGATTCGCCTTCACCGGCACCGTCACCCGGCTCATGGGTCGGGGCGCCTTGGTCAGCATGCCCAATGGCAAAGATGGCATGGTCCCCACCGACCAACTCACCCACGCCAAAATCGGCCGACCAGACGACGTGCTCAGCGAAGGCGACGTCATCAACGTCAAAGTCCACGAAGTCGACAGCATGGGTCGCATCAACCTCACCGCGCTCGACCTCAACCCGGACAACGAACGGCTCAACGACCCCAACCCACCCGTCAGCGAACGCCCCGCGTTCAGCCGGGACCGCGATGGCGGCCGGGATCGCCGTGGTGGTGGTCGGGATCGAGGCGGATATGGCGACCGTGACCGCGGACCCCGCCGCGAGCGCACCGAAAGCAGCTCATCCGACGGCGACGGCGAAGGCGGTTCCCGCTTCCGCAAACGCCGCTGA
- the rpsO gene encoding 30S ribosomal protein S15 yields the protein MPLHPTTKTDIIKKYATKEGDTGSPEVQIALLQARILQITDHLRTNKKDRHSRQGLLMLVGKRRRLEGYLRNKDIVRYRELIADLGIREVRPR from the coding sequence ATGCCGCTGCACCCGACTACCAAGACCGACATCATTAAAAAGTACGCGACCAAAGAAGGCGACACTGGTTCGCCCGAGGTTCAAATCGCCCTCCTCCAGGCGCGCATCCTGCAGATCACCGATCACCTGCGCACCAACAAAAAAGACCGGCACTCGCGCCAAGGGCTACTCATGCTCGTTGGCAAACGGCGCCGCCTTGAGGGCTACCTGCGGAACAAAGATATCGTCCGGTACCGGGAGCTCATTGCAGACCTCGGCATCCGTGAAGTTCGGCCTCGCTAA
- a CDS encoding PD40 domain-containing protein, with translation MASVNRAWLPFGLFAAGILIVGCGGGGGGSTTGSSTGTTGTTATTGTTGTTGTTGTTGTTGTTGTTGTSGTTGTTGTTGTTGTTGTTGTTGTTGTTGTTGTTGTTGTTGTTGTTGTTGTTGTTGTTGGITQDQIFYSKEGINGNNQIYRMNIDGTGATVITGTDANRINCSTVAGLAKMVYESNETGNSEIFIANIDGTGAVNLTNNGADDFEPVISADGTKIAFLSLRSGSTRLYVMNSDGTGVVQISSLAGMEGLGKALNGNGTKVVFTAAPSAVPQIYIANSDGTGVSNLSSDTNFFDITPVFSPDGTTVLFSRDGDLVRVSVSGGPKTLVYNATNDIEFPSYTSDGAKIVFMTLINFGWDIFTVTSSGGSPTNLTNSPTDEFKVSGYVGK, from the coding sequence ATGGCATCTGTGAACCGGGCTTGGTTGCCGTTTGGGCTTTTTGCCGCCGGCATTTTGATTGTCGGCTGTGGCGGCGGCGGAGGTGGGTCGACGACCGGTTCTTCAACAGGCACAACCGGCACCACTGCGACCACTGGAACAACGGGCACGACCGGAACCACTGGAACAACGGGAACCACCGGGACAACCGGAACAACCGGAACATCCGGAACAACGGGCACGACTGGAACCACTGGCACAACTGGCACCACCGGAACAACCGGCACGACCGGAACCACTGGAACAACGGGAACCACCGGCACAACCGGCACAACCGGAACAACGGGCACGACTGGAACCACTGGCACAACTGGCACCACCGGAACAACCGGCACCACTGGCGGAATCACCCAGGATCAAATTTTTTACTCGAAAGAAGGGATCAACGGCAACAACCAGATTTACCGGATGAACATCGATGGAACTGGAGCGACGGTGATCACGGGGACGGACGCCAACCGGATCAACTGTTCCACCGTTGCCGGGCTCGCCAAGATGGTCTATGAATCGAACGAGACCGGGAACTCGGAAATTTTCATCGCGAACATTGATGGAACGGGTGCCGTGAACCTGACCAATAACGGGGCCGACGATTTTGAACCGGTCATCAGTGCGGATGGGACAAAGATCGCCTTTTTGAGCTTGAGGTCAGGATCGACCCGGCTTTATGTGATGAATTCGGATGGGACCGGCGTGGTTCAAATTTCCAGCCTGGCGGGTATGGAAGGGTTAGGTAAAGCCCTCAATGGGAACGGGACAAAGGTGGTCTTCACGGCTGCCCCCAGCGCCGTCCCGCAAATCTATATTGCCAACTCGGATGGGACAGGTGTCTCCAACCTATCCAGCGACACGAATTTCTTTGACATCACACCCGTTTTTTCGCCCGATGGCACAACGGTTCTGTTTTCCCGCGATGGAGATTTGGTCAGGGTTAGCGTGAGCGGCGGCCCCAAAACCCTGGTCTACAACGCAACCAACGACATCGAATTCCCGAGTTACACGTCCGATGGGGCAAAGATTGTGTTCATGACCTTGATCAACTTTGGCTGGGACATCTTTACCGTGACTTCCTCCGGGGGGTCTCCGACAAACCTGACCAATTCACCGACCGATGAATTCAAGGTTTCCGGATACGTCGGCAAGTAG